From Brassica oleracea var. oleracea cultivar TO1000 chromosome C3, BOL, whole genome shotgun sequence, a single genomic window includes:
- the LOC106330999 gene encoding probable glycosyltransferase At3g07620 has translation MWNWHYKKTAKKGRFVSGNDVENRTTLGFWAGHRNSKIRVILARVWENDTELDISNNRINRATGHLVYQKRFYRTKFCICPGGSQVNSARITDSIHYGCVPVILSDYYDLPFNDILDWRKFAVVLRERDVYDLKQILKNITQSEFVSLHNNLVKVQKHFQWNSPPVKFDAFHMIMYELWLRHHVIKY, from the exons ATGTGGAACTGGCACTACAAGAAAACAGCG AAGAAGGGACGTTTCGTCAGTGGAAACGATGTTGAGAACCG GACGACGCTTGGGTTTTGGGCTGGTCATAGGAACTCAAAGATACGTGTGATACTCGCACGTGTGTGGGAGAACGACACTGAGCTAGATATTTCGAACAATAGGATCAACAGGGCGACGGGGCATTTAGTGTATCAGAAGAGATTCTACAGGACCAAGTTTTGTATATGCCCTGGTGGTTCTCAGGTTAACAGTGCTCGTATTACTGACTCAATCCATTACGGTTGTGTTCCTG TTATATTGTCAGACTACTATGATCTGCCTTTTAATGACATTTTGGATTGGAGAAAGTTTGCGGTTGTGCTGAGAGAGCGAGATGTGTATGACCTTAAACAGATCCTCAAGAACATAACACAGTCAGAGTTTGTTTCGTTGCATAACAACTTAGTCAAG GTTCAGAAGCATTTTCAATGGAACTCGCCACCAGTTAAATTCGATGCCTTCCACATGATCATGTATGAATTGTGGCTACGCCACCATGTCATCAAGTACTGA